Genomic DNA from Bifidobacterium sp. ESL0769:
ACCACGGAAAGCCCCAGAGCGACCCAGCCGACCTTGTGCTGGCCGAAGCGGTCGAAAAGCCTAGCGTATAGAGGCGTGACGGCGGCGACGGCCAGAATATAGACGGCGCTCATCGTGCCGGCGACCGTCCAATTGTTGTACATATGGTTCAACGCGAGGACGATGCCAAGGCTCATCATCGAGATCGGAAGACGCGCGACCGCCCCGGAAATACAGAACGCCTTGGCACCGGGAATGGCGAAAAGCCGCCCGTACGGCGACCGGTGACGCTGGCTCGGCACACTACGACCTGTATTATTCACAGCCCATCAATCCTTTCCACAAAAAGCGGGATGACGAAGGTAGCGGCAAGAAAATCGCAAGATTCACTGCCGAAACCACTGAATCATGACGCTACTTACCTATTACATAATTCGATATTTTCAGTGTATATATCCAGTCTATCCAACCCGCTCGGACTCATTGCCTGCAGCGTAACCGAAAGAAACAAAGAAGTTCGCACAACGAAAGAAGGACCCATCACAACGATGGATCCTTCTTTTCATGAAACCATTGATTCACTGGTATGAATCAATTTACGGCAGCGTGGCTTGATTTCAGGCCTTATGACCTTCGCTGGCCGCGATCTGTTGAGCGATCTTGCCGCCAGGGCCAAGTTCCGGCATTGCGATGACGAACACCGCAGAAATCAGGAAGATGCCGCTTTCGATGGCGAGGTTCAGAATCAGGTTCGGGCCGCAAAGCTTGGAGACGATGACCGGAATCAGGAACGCGCAAAGCAGGCCGACAGCGGTGACAAGGCCACCGGCGCTGCCGGCGTACTTGCCACGAATCTCAGGGAGTGCATACGGCATGGCCTGCACGATCGGGCCGTTCATGGCGCCGAAAGTGCCGGAGATCATCATGATGATGAAGAGCACCGGGATGGCCGGCGCGGCCTTCATACCCAGGACAACGGCCCAGAAGAAGCACATCAGCGCAGCGCCCACCACGATGGTGAACACGAGGTACCACTTCCAGGTACGCAGCCTGGAGCTGATTTGCGGGCCGATGACGGAGCCAATGATCGAGCCAAGAGCGGCAGCGGAAGCCACAAGGCCTGCAGTGGTCACATCGAAGTGATCGATGGTGCGCAGCGTTTGCGGGATGAAGCCGGCGAAAGCGGTGGAAGCGGCCATCGAGAAGCCATAGCACAGGCCGATAAGCCAGACGTTGCGGGACTTGGCGGCCACACCGAAGTACTTGACCGGGGATTCACCAGAGGCCGGCGGAAGCTGAACCCCGTCGGGCACATCCTTGATGAGCACGAGCCAGATGACGGTGAAGATGGTCAGGATAATCGCGGCGGTCAGGTAGGAGACGAACACGCTCATACGCGGGGCGACCATCTGAGCCAAGATCACGCCGATGCCGGCGGAACCGAAGAAGAAGCCCATGCCGACCTGCGCCTTGTCACCGAACCAGACGCTCAGGATCTTGATGAGGTTCGCGTTGAGCGCGGCGATACCGGCACCCAGCAGGAACATCGAGATGGCTTGCATCGGGAAGTTCAGGAAGAAGGTACGCAGGAACGCACCGATGACGGCGATGATGAGACACCAGAAGACGACGCGCTTCGGGCCGATCTTGTCACCCAACGTGCCCATCGGGATGCTCAGGAACACCGCGGTGAGCATCGGCATCATCAGCAGCGTCGAGAAGCCGGCGGGATCGATCTTCAGCAGCGGTGTCAGCGAGACGGCCATGGCCGAAATCTGATACTGCATATAGTTGGACAGTACTCCGATCAGGCATACGACCACCAGGATGACCCAGCGATATGCGGGAGCTTGTTTCTTTTCCATGATTGTTCTTTTCTCTTACTTTTCGAGCAGGCATTCTTCAAACGCCGAACGCAGCAGCTCGTCGTTCTTATCGTTGATGTTCTTCTTGCATTCCCATGCATCCTCATCCATGACCATGGTGTTGCGGTTTTCGGCGTCGTAAGGCTCCCACGTCGGAATCGACGGGTTGCTCGGATCACCGGTGCGGGCGAAGGACGCCCAGGCATCCTGCATGCGGTCGGCGAGACCCTGAGGCGGTACTTCGCCGGTCAGGCCCTTGTTGACCCCAGGGACGTCGCGGTTGTCGAAGACGAACGGCAGCTCGAGCGCGTGGCAGGAATGCATGCCCGGAACCTTGGACTCGTACTTGAACAGATAGTGATAGACCTTGTTGTACTTGGCCTGATACTGCGCGATGAGGTCGGTACCGACGCGGAATCCGATCTGATTGGTGTACTCGAGGTAACGCTCGCCGGGATCCTGGTCGGGATAGGCATTGGCCCAAGCGGTCTCGTACTTGTCGTTGTCGAGCTTGCCGTCGAAGTGGATGACCGCCTGATGATGCCAGAAGTCCGGCATCTGCGTGGCGAGGTCCCAGTAGAGACCCCAATAGGCGAACTCGTCGGCGTTGGTGCCGATCATCAGCTCGATGTCCTTGGCGGCACCGTCCTTGAGCGCCTGCAGCGGCTTCTTCGGCAGCACTCGGCCATCGCAGGTCGGCGCATACAGCAGCGAGACGTCGTGCTCGTGGTTATAGAAGAACTTGTTGCATACGATCTCCTGAACCATACCCACCGGCACAGCGGCCAGTTCCTGAGCGGTCTTACAACCGAGCAGTTCCATGACCTCCTTGGCATATGGGGCGCTGGTTTCCGGGGTATTGTAAAGCTGAATCGGGCCGGATTCGCAGATGGCCTTCTTGAACAGCCCCTTGGCGCTTGGAGCCACGCACAGCAGCAGCACCGAGCCACCTCCGCAGGATTCGCCGAACAGCGTCACATTGTTCGGGTCCCCACCGAACGCGGCGATGTTTTCATGAACCCACTTCAGGGCCGCAATCTGATCCTGGATACCGCAGGTGCTGGCATCCTGGAAATCCTCGCCGCCGGGCAGGGAACCCACGTTGAGGAAGCCGAACGCGTTGAGGCGGTAGTTCATGTTGACCATGATCACGCCGTCACGACGGGCGAACTGGGCGCCGTTGATCTCGGGATCGGCGATGCCGCCTTCCATATAGGAGCCACCGTGGATGAAGACCATCACCGGCAGGTCCTTCTTGCCTTCAGGGTTCTTAACCCAGACGTTCAGGTTGAGGCAGTCCTCGCTCATTTCCATCAAGGAGTCGACCATGACGGGATCGACCTTCTGCATCGGGACCTTGCCGAATTCGGTGCAGTCAATCTCCTGGTCGCTCGCCTCCAGCGGCTGCGGCGACTGCCAACGCAGTGCTCCCACCGCAGGCTTGGCATACGGGATACCCAGATAGGCGTGAACGCCGCCTTCGAGCTCCTTGCCGGTCAATACACCGGTCTTAGTAGTAACTTTCGGCATTATCGTTCCTTTCTCTAAGGAGGATTTGAGCCATGTATGCACACGCAAAAACATCGCCTAATCCATAAATCGGCTTCAGGCTATACCCCCGTGTCATACGGGAGTCAAAACAGAAATGCGAGAAAAAATACGACAGAAATATCCATATATAACGATTAATCTATACGAATTAGCATTTATTTACGGTTTAAAGGACTAAAATGATGACAAACAACCCTTGTGCTGGTCAAGAGATTTCAAAGGTGACATCGCTTATGCACGTCAAACATCTCATCAACGGCGGTAAGTCAATCAAAGAGACCGCCGAAACCTACGGTGTCAGCATCGACACCCTCTATTACTACGAGAAGCTCGGGCTCGTGGTCCCCAAAAGGAATCCCTATAATTCCTACAGGGTCTATGATTCAACAGATTTCTTCAAACTCAATGTCATCATGGAGCTGCGCGCGATGGGCGTAGATCTGGAGGACATACAGGAATACCTCACACACCATGATTTCAAGTCAACATTGACTTTGCTGGACAAAAAGCTCAGCTCGCTACAAGAGCAAATCGACAGGCTCACTCGGCAGCAACAGGATATCGTGCGAGAACTCAAGCATGACCTGAGCGCGATTTCCGAGGCCCAGACCTCCGTGATGACCATCGAAGAGCTCGACGACCGGCCCTGCGAGCTCGTTTCGACCGATCTGCTGTTTTACGAGGACATTCCCTACGCCTTCGCACAATACATGGCCGTCAACAAGCACGAACGCCTGAAAACGTTACGCAGCATACCGACCTATCTGGTGGACACCACGCAGAAAGTGAACGGTTGCTTCCCCTCCAAGTCGATCATGCTTTACACCGGCGAAAAGAATCCCAAGATCCCCTACATCATCAGCAAGAGACTTTATGCCTGTCGGACGTTCAAAGGCCCGTTCCTGGAATGCGCGAAAATCTATGACGAGATGAAAGTGGAAATCGACAAACAAGGCTATCGGATTTGCGGCGATCCCATTGAAATGTGCCTCATCGGTTCTTACGAATCTGACCATTTCGAGGAGCACGTCTCGCGAATCGAGGTTCCGGTAAAGCTGAAGCAGGGAGCGCAACCGGCAATGGAACCGGCAAAGCCGAGAGAAGGAACGGAAGGGACTGCAGCGAAGGCGCAGGCCGACTGATCCAGCAAGACGGCAAGATGACAAGACGGCAAGAGTACTGCCATCTGCCATCACCTTAAGCTACTTGCGACGCGGGCTCATTTCTGGGAAACGGTTGTTTTGACCTTGCCGGGGACGCCGGCGTAAATGTACATTTTGTTTGGAGCCATCTGCTGGTCGCGGCCGTCGTCGGGGTGACGCTGCTCCTCGCGCTCGGCGATGCGCTTCATGCCATGACGATCGTAGAAGCTGACGTCGCAATCCGAATCGGTGTGCAGATAGAACATCGGCTCATGGAAGCGCTCGAAATATTCCATGGTGCGCTTCCACAGCTCGCCACCGACGCCTTGGCCGCGGGAAGCCGAGGACACCAGGAAAAGTTCGACTTCGGCGGGCGCCTTGTCGTTGATGCCGGTCTGGCGCTCCATGCGCCGTTCGATCTCGAAACCAAGTTCGAGGTCCGCGAGCGCCTTGTGCCCGGCCGGAGTCGAATTGAGCCGTTCGTCGATTTTCGCCATTTCCTCGGCAACATTGCCGAACATCACCGGCTGACCAACGACGCGCGAAAGCACGACGCCCATGAACTCACCGTTTTTATGGGCAATCTCGCCGCGAGTGGCAGGCTCGATATAGTGCAAAACGAAATGATAGGAAAGCAGCATCGAAAGCTTTTTGTCGCCACGCAGAAGGGCATAGTCACCCCAGGTCTCATCGAACTGCCGAGTGATGGCTTCGACATCGCTCCAGATCATCGGGGAATAGACCACTCCGATTCCGGCATCGCCTTTCGCAACATTTTCCATACGTTCGCATCCCTTCATAGTTGTTTGCCCTACGCTGTGTGCCGGCCCCTACCGACATAGCGATTCGCCTTCCGGCCAGAAACTCCAGCCGAAAGCCCAGTCAAAAGTCAAAACCACTACATCATACCCATAGTCCATTACACTGCAAGCCATACACGCGCTATCGGCGGCATTTGAAGCCTGCTGTTAGATAAACAACGCATAACATACTACCGATAGGTATACATCAATAGCATAAATGCCTAGTCCTCGTCGCTGACCACAGGAATTCCCGCGTTCAGTTCCTTCAAAATCTCCGGCTTGGATTTGGGCTGCGCTTCTATCCCCCGAAGTTCCTCGCTGGCGACGCTAACATAATACAAAGTGGCATCGATACTGTCGAGCGAAAT
This window encodes:
- a CDS encoding MerR family transcriptional regulator is translated as MHVKHLINGGKSIKETAETYGVSIDTLYYYEKLGLVVPKRNPYNSYRVYDSTDFFKLNVIMELRAMGVDLEDIQEYLTHHDFKSTLTLLDKKLSSLQEQIDRLTRQQQDIVRELKHDLSAISEAQTSVMTIEELDDRPCELVSTDLLFYEDIPYAFAQYMAVNKHERLKTLRSIPTYLVDTTQKVNGCFPSKSIMLYTGEKNPKIPYIISKRLYACRTFKGPFLECAKIYDEMKVEIDKQGYRICGDPIEMCLIGSYESDHFEEHVSRIEVPVKLKQGAQPAMEPAKPREGTEGTAAKAQAD
- a CDS encoding GNAT family N-acetyltransferase; protein product: MENVAKGDAGIGVVYSPMIWSDVEAITRQFDETWGDYALLRGDKKLSMLLSYHFVLHYIEPATRGEIAHKNGEFMGVVLSRVVGQPVMFGNVAEEMAKIDERLNSTPAGHKALADLELGFEIERRMERQTGINDKAPAEVELFLVSSASRGQGVGGELWKRTMEYFERFHEPMFYLHTDSDCDVSFYDRHGMKRIAEREEQRHPDDGRDQQMAPNKMYIYAGVPGKVKTTVSQK
- a CDS encoding MFS transporter; translation: MEKKQAPAYRWVILVVVCLIGVLSNYMQYQISAMAVSLTPLLKIDPAGFSTLLMMPMLTAVFLSIPMGTLGDKIGPKRVVFWCLIIAVIGAFLRTFFLNFPMQAISMFLLGAGIAALNANLIKILSVWFGDKAQVGMGFFFGSAGIGVILAQMVAPRMSVFVSYLTAAIILTIFTVIWLVLIKDVPDGVQLPPASGESPVKYFGVAAKSRNVWLIGLCYGFSMAASTAFAGFIPQTLRTIDHFDVTTAGLVASAAALGSIIGSVIGPQISSRLRTWKWYLVFTIVVGAALMCFFWAVVLGMKAAPAIPVLFIIMMISGTFGAMNGPIVQAMPYALPEIRGKYAGSAGGLVTAVGLLCAFLIPVIVSKLCGPNLILNLAIESGIFLISAVFVIAMPELGPGGKIAQQIAASEGHKA
- a CDS encoding carboxylesterase family protein; amino-acid sequence: MPKVTTKTGVLTGKELEGGVHAYLGIPYAKPAVGALRWQSPQPLEASDQEIDCTEFGKVPMQKVDPVMVDSLMEMSEDCLNLNVWVKNPEGKKDLPVMVFIHGGSYMEGGIADPEINGAQFARRDGVIMVNMNYRLNAFGFLNVGSLPGGEDFQDASTCGIQDQIAALKWVHENIAAFGGDPNNVTLFGESCGGGSVLLLCVAPSAKGLFKKAICESGPIQLYNTPETSAPYAKEVMELLGCKTAQELAAVPVGMVQEIVCNKFFYNHEHDVSLLYAPTCDGRVLPKKPLQALKDGAAKDIELMIGTNADEFAYWGLYWDLATQMPDFWHHQAVIHFDGKLDNDKYETAWANAYPDQDPGERYLEYTNQIGFRVGTDLIAQYQAKYNKVYHYLFKYESKVPGMHSCHALELPFVFDNRDVPGVNKGLTGEVPPQGLADRMQDAWASFARTGDPSNPSIPTWEPYDAENRNTMVMDEDAWECKKNINDKNDELLRSAFEECLLEK